One stretch of Tepiditoga spiralis DNA includes these proteins:
- a CDS encoding ArsR/SmtB family transcription factor, whose amino-acid sequence MIIIKENIKEHDYYVDIAEFFSAFADPTRLKILHVLLDGEKCVQKISTLLELNQSTCSHQLKLLKQYKLVKARREGKFIRYSLDDEHIEKIIKIGDEHVKGDD is encoded by the coding sequence GTGATTATTATTAAAGAAAATATTAAAGAACATGATTATTATGTAGATATTGCTGAATTTTTTTCCGCTTTTGCAGATCCAACAAGATTAAAAATATTACACGTACTTTTAGATGGAGAAAAATGTGTCCAAAAAATTTCAACACTTTTAGAGTTAAATCAATCTACCTGTTCACATCAATTAAAACTATTAAAACAATATAAATTAGTAAAGGCTAGAAGAGAAGGAAAATTTATTAGATACTCTCTTGATGATGAACATATTGAAAAAATAATTAAAATCGGAGATGAACATGTAAAAGGAGATGATTAA
- a CDS encoding sulfurtransferase TusA family protein, which yields MAKYEVTKTLDVMGEVCPVPDVETKRAMKKMKPGEILEVLIDYPMSKERIPEAVKKMGNEVLEIEESGSSEWKIYIKIK from the coding sequence ATGGCAAAGTACGAAGTTACAAAAACATTAGATGTTATGGGAGAAGTATGTCCTGTTCCAGATGTTGAAACCAAAAGAGCTATGAAAAAGATGAAACCTGGAGAAATTTTAGAAGTATTGATTGACTACCCTATGTCTAAAGAAAGAATTCCAGAAGCTGTTAAAAAAATGGGTAACGAAGTACTTGAAATTGAAGAATCTGGAAGTTCAGAATGGAAAATTTATATTAAAATAAAGTAA
- a CDS encoding intracellular sulfur oxidation protein → MDKKVLFVVYQSPVGSLWTNEGFRTAFGMYGEDIEPSLLVLEAASTSLSKNTAPEKMGLLPIKIVHRFVKRYETEVFGVEEHLEKYGVKKENIDENFNAKLLKENELNEFFHSFDSVIFM, encoded by the coding sequence ATGGATAAAAAAGTATTATTTGTCGTTTATCAATCTCCTGTAGGATCATTATGGACAAATGAAGGATTTAGAACTGCATTTGGTATGTATGGAGAAGATATTGAACCTTCTTTATTGGTTTTAGAAGCTGCAAGTACTTCATTATCTAAAAATACAGCACCTGAAAAAATGGGATTATTACCAATAAAAATAGTTCATAGATTTGTAAAAAGATATGAAACAGAAGTTTTTGGCGTTGAAGAACATTTAGAAAAGTATGGAGTAAAAAAGGAAAATATCGATGAAAACTTTAATGCAAAATTATTAAAAGAAAATGAGTTAAATGAGTTTTTTCATTCTTTTGATTCAGTAATATTTATGTGA
- a CDS encoding ArsR/SmtB family transcription factor, protein MNEELKIFKALADETRLKIIKILLKGEHCVCKIVPHTNRSQSTVSNQLSKLENLGIVKSKRDGRRICYYIVNDKIEKILNIFKKGV, encoded by the coding sequence ATGAATGAAGAATTAAAAATATTTAAAGCATTAGCCGATGAAACAAGATTAAAAATAATAAAAATATTATTAAAAGGAGAACACTGCGTTTGTAAAATAGTTCCACACACAAATAGATCACAATCAACCGTTTCTAATCAATTATCAAAATTAGAAAATCTTGGAATAGTAAAATCAAAAAGAGATGGTAGACGAATATGCTACTATATTGTAAATGATAAAATTGAAAAAATATTAAATATTTTTAAAAAGGGAGTGTGA
- a CDS encoding DsrH/TusB family sulfur metabolism protein, with the protein MALVLVKYGLDNPAERIKLSNTKDEDTIVFIQNGIFWTRTAEINSIKGKKVAIKDDFICRGYDESEAKVPLIDYSNFIDIVEKEEKFIG; encoded by the coding sequence ATGGCTCTTGTTTTAGTTAAGTATGGATTAGATAATCCAGCAGAAAGAATTAAACTTTCTAATACTAAAGATGAAGATACAATTGTTTTTATACAAAATGGAATATTTTGGACAAGAACAGCTGAAATAAACTCTATAAAAGGTAAAAAAGTTGCAATAAAAGATGATTTTATTTGTAGAGGTTATGATGAATCAGAAGCAAAAGTACCTTTAATTGATTACTCTAATTTTATTGATATAGTTGAAAAAGAAGAAAAATTTATAGGATAA
- a CDS encoding SLC13 family permease: MSTLLVLAITFVTYFFIIFTRKIKKSIITFFLASLLFIFKPVEGFTLENLSHIVSFETLGILLGMTIIVEILKESGFFTYFAVKTIKASKYKFWIVLFLLMGIVIIFSAFLDNVVTILFIAPIIFLVADTLEVDPTPLMMLTIVMDNIGGMGTLIGSPVNIIIGTTSGIDFTKFLVTMGPITLLAFVASFFIFKIQNKIDTKSYNKKLEKLKEMDENKAITNKSMAIKGVVIFFIALMGFLTHESTHIPIAVVATSSALVLMLLTNKDFEEMAHEIDWDTLFFYSALFAVSYALSEIGAIDILANLFMPLMNTPMLLMLVFMFVSAMVMPFLNSVPGTLVLAPVVSVLVNKGAPFELWFAFAMGANLGTNLTPLGAVQNFVVVGLLKKDANVDISFSKYMKYGYIHVIVSLIIAVAYLFFHYYVMA, encoded by the coding sequence ATGAGTACACTTCTTGTTTTAGCAATAACTTTTGTAACTTATTTTTTCATTATTTTTACAAGAAAGATTAAAAAATCTATAATTACTTTTTTTCTTGCTTCATTGCTTTTTATATTTAAACCGGTTGAAGGATTTACACTTGAGAATTTAAGTCATATAGTTAGTTTTGAAACGCTTGGAATTTTACTTGGAATGACTATAATTGTTGAAATTTTAAAAGAAAGTGGTTTTTTTACTTATTTTGCAGTAAAAACAATAAAAGCAAGTAAGTATAAATTTTGGATTGTTTTATTTTTGTTAATGGGAATTGTAATAATATTTTCAGCATTTTTAGATAATGTGGTAACTATATTATTTATTGCTCCTATTATTTTTCTTGTAGCAGATACTTTAGAAGTTGATCCAACACCATTAATGATGTTAACTATAGTTATGGATAACATTGGTGGGATGGGAACATTAATTGGAAGTCCAGTAAATATAATAATAGGAACAACAAGTGGTATTGATTTTACAAAATTTCTTGTTACAATGGGACCTATAACTTTGTTAGCATTTGTAGCCTCGTTTTTTATTTTTAAAATACAAAATAAAATTGATACAAAATCTTATAATAAAAAATTAGAAAAATTAAAAGAAATGGATGAAAATAAAGCAATTACCAATAAATCAATGGCAATAAAAGGTGTAGTAATTTTCTTTATAGCATTAATGGGATTTTTAACTCATGAAAGTACACATATACCAATAGCAGTAGTAGCTACTTCATCAGCTTTAGTTTTAATGCTTCTAACTAACAAAGATTTTGAAGAAATGGCTCATGAAATAGATTGGGATACTTTATTTTTCTATTCAGCCTTATTTGCTGTATCTTATGCTTTAAGTGAAATAGGTGCAATAGATATTCTTGCAAATTTATTTATGCCACTTATGAATACACCAATGTTGTTAATGTTAGTTTTTATGTTTGTATCTGCAATGGTAATGCCATTTTTGAATTCTGTTCCTGGAACATTAGTGTTGGCTCCAGTTGTTTCCGTTTTAGTAAATAAAGGCGCTCCTTTTGAATTATGGTTTGCATTTGCTATGGGGGCAAATCTTGGAACAAACTTAACTCCTCTTGGTGCTGTTCAAAACTTTGTGGTAGTTGGATTACTAAAAAAAGATGCAAATGTGGATATTTCTTTTTCAAAATATATGAAATATGGATATATTCACGTTATTGTTTCATTGATTATAGCGGTTGCATATTTGTTTTTTCATTATTATGTAATGGCTTAA
- a CDS encoding sulfite exporter TauE/SafE family protein: protein MINTIIGILIFIIALTMTMVGKGGGNFYVLILTLFGIPISQAATAGQFILFSAAFAAMIIFHKKKVVIWSLAFLIGGLSATSAFLGGYFSHFFTPVTLKLTFSVLLIISGIIMLIPVAEKNITSKNKKIGYWTIKSKDNNYLINLWLIIPITILIGFTSGMVGVSGGSFLVPLMVLGCSVPMYVAVGTASPLIMVTAFTGFLGHLFQGDFNAVLSISLAIIAIFGGVIGGKLALKSRPKNLKKIFAYTNWLAAVLMLGNIFLR from the coding sequence ATGATAAATACAATAATTGGAATATTAATTTTCATTATAGCCCTTACTATGACAATGGTAGGAAAAGGAGGAGGCAATTTTTATGTGTTAATACTAACATTATTTGGAATTCCAATAAGTCAAGCAGCAACAGCTGGTCAATTTATACTTTTTAGTGCAGCATTTGCAGCAATGATTATTTTTCATAAAAAAAAGGTTGTAATTTGGAGTTTAGCTTTTTTAATAGGAGGGCTTTCTGCTACATCTGCTTTTTTAGGTGGGTATTTTTCTCATTTTTTTACTCCAGTAACATTAAAACTCACTTTTTCAGTTTTACTAATTATTTCTGGAATAATAATGTTAATTCCTGTTGCAGAAAAAAATATCACATCAAAAAATAAAAAAATTGGTTATTGGACTATAAAATCAAAAGATAATAATTATTTAATAAACTTATGGCTAATTATTCCTATAACTATTTTAATAGGATTTACATCTGGTATGGTTGGCGTTTCTGGAGGTTCATTTTTAGTTCCATTAATGGTTTTAGGTTGTTCTGTACCAATGTATGTAGCGGTTGGAACAGCATCTCCATTGATAATGGTTACAGCATTTACAGGCTTTTTAGGGCATTTATTTCAAGGAGACTTTAATGCAGTTCTTTCAATTTCATTGGCAATAATAGCAATCTTTGGTGGAGTAATTGGAGGTAAGTTAGCTTTAAAATCAAGACCAAAAAATCTAAAAAAAATATTTGCTTATACTAATTGGTTAGCTGCAGTATTGATGCTAGGAAATATATTTTTAAGGTAA
- a CDS encoding 4Fe-4S dicluster domain-containing protein: MAVPNDVPAIGKDALGREVKDLTKVSWWGLNRKEVEWFPKIDLDKCAGCGICFVSCGRRVFDFDASLEKPIVAQPYNCMVGCQTCANLCPTSAISFPDSKEIKKMVSKNNVVKKAFEKIQPLLKKDNLSEKEIKITPNE, from the coding sequence ATGGCAGTTCCAAATGATGTTCCAGCTATAGGTAAAGATGCATTGGGAAGAGAAGTAAAAGATTTAACAAAAGTTTCATGGTGGGGTTTAAATAGAAAAGAAGTTGAATGGTTTCCTAAGATTGACTTAGATAAATGTGCAGGTTGTGGTATTTGTTTTGTAAGTTGTGGAAGGAGAGTATTTGATTTTGATGCTTCATTAGAAAAACCTATTGTTGCTCAACCTTATAACTGTATGGTGGGTTGCCAAACTTGTGCAAATCTTTGTCCAACATCAGCAATATCTTTTCCTGATTCAAAGGAAATAAAAAAAATGGTTTCTAAAAACAATGTAGTAAAAAAAGCTTTTGAAAAAATCCAACCTCTTTTGAAAAAAGATAATCTAAGTGAAAAAGAAATAAAAATTACACCAAACGAATAA
- a CDS encoding OsmC family protein, producing the protein MIQKFVLETTLHPEESVSLHKARGLETKISVNTEGKHTHAHTPVETVIGALGSCLIINTQRFFKAKELNFKDIKMTLNGYRDPSIPKLVKIEYFMKIETNETINLDELKEFISKKSTTYRTLEDSVEIVGEIEKI; encoded by the coding sequence ATGATACAAAAATTTGTATTAGAAACAACATTGCATCCAGAAGAATCTGTTTCATTACACAAAGCACGTGGTTTAGAAACAAAAATTTCTGTAAATACTGAAGGTAAACATACTCATGCTCATACTCCAGTTGAAACAGTTATTGGAGCATTAGGTTCTTGTTTAATAATAAATACACAAAGATTTTTTAAAGCTAAAGAATTAAATTTTAAAGATATAAAAATGACACTAAATGGTTATAGAGATCCTTCTATACCAAAACTTGTAAAAATAGAATACTTTATGAAAATAGAAACAAATGAAACAATTAATTTAGATGAATTAAAAGAATTTATATCAAAAAAAAGTACAACATATAGAACTTTAGAAGATTCAGTAGAAATAGTTGGAGAAATTGAAAAAATATAA
- the gcvH gene encoding glycine cleavage system protein GcvH codes for MKKYSETHEYAIIDEKIATIGISINAADELGDITFIELPEVGKEVKSGDVLCTLESVKSAGDVYTPLTGKVIEVNKALEEKPELMNDDPEDEGWICKIEFSAKEEIDNLKDSD; via the coding sequence ATGAAAAAATATTCAGAAACACATGAATATGCTATTATAGATGAAAAAATAGCAACAATAGGAATATCAATTAATGCAGCTGATGAATTAGGAGATATAACATTTATAGAATTACCTGAAGTTGGAAAAGAAGTTAAGAGTGGAGATGTTTTGTGTACTCTTGAATCTGTAAAATCAGCCGGTGATGTTTATACTCCATTAACTGGAAAAGTAATTGAAGTTAATAAAGCTTTAGAAGAAAAGCCAGAATTAATGAATGATGATCCTGAAGACGAAGGTTGGATTTGTAAAATAGAATTTAGCGCTAAAGAAGAAATAGATAATTTAAAAGATAGTGATTAA
- a CDS encoding YeeE/YedE family protein, with protein MEWSGLIIGLIFGVILQKGRVCFNSAFRDVLMFKDNYLMKLAALTLALESIVFVLFAQFGWMTMNPKPLNWGANIVGGFIFGLGMVLAGGCASGVTYRVGEGMTTAWFAAVFYGLTGYATKHGAFNWWLKLFGQSIKTTNDSQYFVEKSGPTLSSVLHLNQWIVVAIFVGLMLWYVFGTKTTERPTKLGFKTASILIALLAGFAFITSTASGRHYGMGITGGWINLFDGFLNKKPLNWEGLEILGIIVGAGITAKLAGEFKLRMPKNPITYLQVMIGGFLMGLGAVTAGGCNVGHFLTGVPQLAISSIVASIFFILGNWTMAWLLYRERD; from the coding sequence ATGGAATGGTCCGGATTAATAATCGGTCTTATTTTTGGGGTAATTTTACAAAAAGGAAGAGTTTGTTTTAATTCAGCTTTTAGAGATGTTTTAATGTTTAAAGATAATTATTTAATGAAACTTGCTGCATTAACACTTGCATTAGAATCAATAGTTTTTGTTTTATTTGCTCAATTTGGTTGGATGACTATGAATCCAAAACCATTAAACTGGGGAGCTAATATTGTTGGTGGTTTTATATTTGGGTTAGGAATGGTTTTAGCTGGTGGATGTGCTTCAGGTGTAACTTATAGAGTTGGAGAAGGTATGACAACAGCTTGGTTTGCGGCTGTTTTCTATGGTTTAACAGGTTATGCTACAAAACATGGTGCTTTTAATTGGTGGTTAAAATTATTTGGTCAAAGTATAAAAACTACAAATGATTCACAATACTTTGTAGAAAAATCAGGACCAACACTTTCTTCTGTTTTACATTTAAATCAATGGATCGTTGTTGCCATATTTGTTGGATTGATGTTATGGTATGTTTTTGGAACAAAAACAACAGAAAGACCTACAAAATTAGGATTTAAAACAGCATCTATTCTTATAGCTTTACTTGCTGGGTTTGCCTTTATAACAAGTACAGCTTCAGGAAGACATTATGGAATGGGAATTACTGGTGGATGGATAAATTTATTTGATGGATTTTTAAATAAAAAACCATTAAATTGGGAAGGTTTAGAAATTCTTGGTATTATTGTTGGAGCAGGAATAACCGCTAAATTAGCTGGTGAATTTAAGCTAAGAATGCCTAAAAATCCAATTACATATTTACAAGTAATGATAGGTGGATTTTTAATGGGACTTGGAGCTGTAACTGCTGGTGGATGTAATGTTGGACATTTCTTAACAGGTGTTCCACAATTAGCAATATCATCAATTGTTGCTTCAATATTCTTTATATTAGGTAACTGGACAATGGCATGGCTATTGTATAGAGAAAGAGATTAA
- a CDS encoding sulfurtransferase TusA family protein, producing the protein MKYKKLNVQTLDLTDLFKILTNQARLEILVLLKDSCSTLNEMIEKLSMDKSTIYRHLRYLKNRSLIISYEKDGVERYDLSCKLVYDLIESGIQILSNLKNIKSYSYNNLKIFSNEIKNIEEINVDKFIDLCGEVCPVPDVTARKEIKKLKKGQVLLVIVDYPLSKERIPKIIESDGNEILAIVDDSLSTKIYIRRN; encoded by the coding sequence ATGAAGTATAAAAAATTAAATGTACAAACATTGGATTTAACTGATTTATTTAAAATCCTTACAAATCAAGCAAGACTTGAAATATTAGTATTATTAAAAGATAGCTGTTCAACTTTAAATGAAATGATTGAAAAGTTATCAATGGATAAATCAACAATATATAGACATTTAAGATATTTAAAAAATAGATCATTAATAATTTCTTATGAAAAAGATGGAGTTGAACGTTATGATCTTTCATGTAAACTTGTATACGATCTTATAGAATCTGGAATACAAATATTGTCAAATTTAAAAAATATAAAATCATATTCTTACAATAATTTAAAAATATTTTCTAATGAAATAAAGAATATTGAAGAAATAAATGTTGATAAATTTATAGATTTATGTGGAGAAGTATGTCCTGTTCCAGATGTAACAGCAAGAAAAGAAATAAAAAAATTAAAAAAAGGACAAGTATTACTTGTTATAGTTGATTATCCATTATCAAAAGAAAGAATTCCAAAGATAATAGAGAGTGATGGTAATGAAATTTTAGCTATAGTAGATGATTCACTGAGTACAAAAATATACATTAGGAGGAACTAA
- a CDS encoding arsenic resistance protein: MEVIKKLTFNIKKYLIFFTLTFLSIGWILGANFSKFAATNKSIFSNVIVFFVFFMIYPMMINMDWKKITKLFKDPKAILLSLLYNYLITPVIAYILMRLFLHNDELALGFMLVMLIPVSSSSIGYTGIVKGSVEVATIAQTINFILIPILAPIYLSIIAHGSKITIPMNSILKSMFYVIILPIILGYITRVIIISKVGEKGLKRAKPLIGLITLVSMLGVIFFIFFLKGHMLVSKWNLLIILGFLTIIYLIIALVFETWFNKRAGLTYEEHMGIVFLSTGKNNGTAVAIATLAFSPLVAIPAAILPIFQIIFMIFYVKLENKIKKYFEKNTKINYTRKYEEE, translated from the coding sequence ATGGAAGTTATAAAAAAGTTAACCTTTAATATAAAAAAATATTTAATTTTTTTTACATTAACTTTTTTATCTATTGGATGGATTTTAGGAGCAAATTTTTCAAAGTTTGCTGCAACGAATAAATCTATTTTTTCAAATGTAATTGTATTTTTTGTTTTTTTTATGATTTATCCTATGATGATAAATATGGATTGGAAAAAAATAACTAAACTATTTAAAGATCCTAAAGCGATTTTATTAAGCTTATTATACAACTATTTAATTACTCCAGTAATAGCCTATATATTAATGCGGTTATTTCTTCACAATGATGAATTAGCACTTGGATTTATGCTAGTAATGCTAATACCAGTAAGTTCTTCAAGTATAGGATATACTGGAATAGTAAAAGGTAGTGTTGAAGTGGCAACAATAGCTCAAACAATAAATTTTATTTTAATCCCTATACTTGCTCCAATTTATTTATCAATAATAGCTCATGGAAGTAAAATTACAATACCAATGAATTCAATATTAAAATCAATGTTTTATGTAATAATATTACCAATAATTTTAGGATATATAACAAGAGTAATTATAATTTCAAAAGTTGGAGAAAAAGGCTTAAAAAGAGCAAAACCTTTAATAGGATTAATAACTTTAGTATCAATGTTGGGAGTAATATTTTTTATTTTCTTTTTAAAAGGTCATATGCTTGTTAGTAAATGGAATTTATTAATTATACTTGGATTTTTAACTATAATATATTTAATAATTGCATTAGTATTTGAAACTTGGTTTAATAAAAGAGCTGGACTTACATATGAAGAACACATGGGAATTGTATTTTTAAGTACTGGTAAAAACAATGGTACAGCAGTGGCAATTGCAACACTTGCATTTAGTCCATTAGTTGCTATACCTGCTGCAATATTGCCTATTTTTCAAATAATATTTATGATATTTTATGTAAAATTAGAAAATAAAATAAAAAAGTATTTTGAAAAAAATACTAAAATAAATTATACAAGAAAATACGAGGAGGAATAG
- the lpdA gene encoding dihydrolipoyl dehydrogenase, protein MFDAIVIGGGPGGYVSAIRLSQLGKKVAIIEKKAFGGTCTNVGCIPTKAMLTSAHLYSEIIEKSKKFGIEVENVNYNFKNIMKHMEKIVTSSKKGVEFLMKKNKITVYNGTAEILNKNTVKIKETNENLETKNLILAHGSVPVMFPPFDKVEGLWTSDDVFSLEKLPESILIIGGGVIGIEFSTFFSTLGKKVYVIELADHILPTEDLDVANEVKKVIKKNGVSIYEKHKVLGVEKNETSYITKILNSETNEEISIETEKVLMAVGRKPNITDDIKNLGVNIERGVISNDEMKTNIENVYAVGDIKGKIMLAHVAMFEGIVAAHNIAGEKKLMDYSAVPSIIFSNPEVASTGLREKDLDKEKVIVSKFPLSANPRARTLEERYGFVKIIADKETKKILGMSVVSPNATDMIMEGVISVRNNMNIENLVDSIHPHPTLTESFLGALEGLEGMAIHL, encoded by the coding sequence ATGTTTGATGCAATAGTAATTGGTGGTGGTCCAGGAGGATATGTTTCTGCTATAAGACTTTCTCAGCTTGGTAAAAAAGTTGCTATTATTGAAAAAAAAGCTTTTGGTGGAACATGTACAAATGTTGGGTGTATTCCAACAAAAGCCATGTTAACTTCAGCACATTTATATTCAGAAATAATTGAAAAATCAAAAAAGTTTGGAATAGAAGTAGAAAATGTAAATTATAATTTTAAAAATATAATGAAACATATGGAAAAAATAGTTACATCATCTAAAAAAGGTGTAGAATTTTTAATGAAGAAAAATAAAATAACTGTATACAATGGAACAGCAGAAATTTTAAATAAAAATACAGTTAAAATAAAAGAAACAAATGAAAATTTAGAAACTAAAAATTTAATATTGGCACATGGTTCTGTTCCAGTTATGTTTCCACCATTTGATAAGGTTGAAGGGTTGTGGACAAGCGATGATGTTTTTTCACTTGAAAAACTTCCAGAATCAATTTTAATAATAGGTGGAGGAGTAATAGGAATTGAATTTTCAACATTTTTTTCTACTTTAGGAAAAAAAGTTTATGTTATAGAATTAGCTGATCACATTTTACCAACAGAAGACTTAGACGTTGCAAATGAAGTCAAAAAAGTAATAAAGAAAAATGGAGTTTCAATATATGAAAAACATAAAGTGCTTGGAGTAGAAAAAAATGAAACTTCATATATTACTAAAATATTAAATTCTGAAACCAATGAAGAAATAAGTATTGAAACTGAAAAAGTACTTATGGCTGTTGGGAGAAAACCAAATATAACAGATGATATTAAAAATCTTGGAGTAAATATTGAAAGAGGCGTAATATCAAATGATGAAATGAAAACAAATATTGAAAATGTATATGCAGTAGGGGATATAAAAGGGAAAATAATGCTTGCTCATGTTGCAATGTTTGAAGGAATTGTTGCAGCACACAACATAGCTGGTGAAAAAAAATTAATGGATTATTCAGCAGTTCCATCAATAATTTTCTCTAATCCAGAAGTAGCTTCAACAGGTTTAAGAGAAAAAGATTTAGATAAAGAAAAAGTAATAGTATCAAAATTCCCACTTTCTGCAAACCCAAGAGCACGTACTCTTGAAGAAAGATATGGTTTTGTAAAAATTATTGCAGATAAAGAAACTAAGAAAATTTTGGGAATGTCTGTTGTTTCACCAAATGCAACAGATATGATTATGGAAGGAGTTATTTCAGTAAGAAATAATATGAATATAGAAAATTTAGTTGATTCAATTCATCCTCACCCAACTCTAACAGAATCTTTTTTGGGAGCATTGGAAGGATTAGAAGGAATGGCAATACATCTTTAA
- a CDS encoding DsrE/DsrF/TusD sulfur relay family protein, with translation MKIAIQAMVQPYTYQDLDSIIKIADAALDKGHEVTIFLFCDAALASNKQIKPVRSDRNLPKILETMIKEKGLKVDICGICMDYRGITTDMIIEGSRASGLPELAELVYNSDRFISFMA, from the coding sequence ATGAAAATAGCAATACAAGCAATGGTTCAACCTTATACATATCAAGATCTTGATTCGATAATAAAAATTGCTGATGCAGCTCTTGATAAAGGACACGAAGTTACAATATTTTTATTTTGTGACGCAGCATTAGCAAGTAATAAACAAATAAAACCAGTAAGAAGTGATAGAAACTTACCAAAAATACTTGAAACAATGATAAAAGAAAAAGGATTAAAAGTAGATATATGTGGAATTTGTATGGATTATAGAGGAATAACAACAGACATGATTATCGAAGGTTCAAGAGCTAGTGGATTACCTGAATTAGCTGAATTAGTGTATAACTCTGATAGATTTATAAGCTTTATGGCGTGA
- a CDS encoding cation diffusion facilitator family transporter, whose translation MAHHHSHGEINSKNLIITMFLNFSITVAEIIGGIFSGSLSLLSDALHNLSDGFSVIITYIALKLSKKKHTEKMTFGYKRAEILAALFNASVLVIVSIFLFKEAYLKFINPEPINGGVMIWVALIGLIANTLSVILLSKNAKDSVNIKSTYLHLLSDALSSVGVVIGGIMIYYFKIYWIDPLLTALIGAYVIKESFEILNETLKILMQATPEEINVKELEDKINKIKEVENIHHLHIWRLSEHDIHAEFHIKLKDDVKLSEADIIREKISKLAHDSFDIEHTTIQMEYKQRESVGLIKNNE comes from the coding sequence TTGGCGCATCATCATTCTCATGGTGAAATAAACTCAAAAAATCTTATTATAACAATGTTTTTAAATTTTTCAATAACAGTTGCTGAAATTATTGGAGGTATTTTTTCAGGTAGTTTGTCTTTGTTGTCTGATGCACTCCATAATTTAAGTGATGGCTTTTCAGTTATTATAACTTACATAGCTTTAAAATTATCTAAAAAGAAACATACAGAAAAAATGACCTTTGGTTATAAAAGAGCAGAAATACTTGCGGCATTGTTCAATGCTTCAGTTTTAGTCATTGTATCAATATTTTTATTTAAAGAAGCATATTTAAAGTTTATTAATCCAGAACCAATAAATGGTGGAGTTATGATATGGGTAGCACTCATTGGATTAATTGCAAATACTCTTTCAGTAATTCTTTTAAGCAAAAATGCAAAAGATAGTGTTAATATAAAATCAACGTATCTTCATTTATTGTCTGATGCATTATCTTCTGTAGGTGTTGTTATAGGTGGAATTATGATTTATTATTTTAAAATATATTGGATAGACCCACTTTTAACAGCTTTAATAGGTGCTTATGTTATAAAAGAAAGTTTTGAAATATTAAATGAAACTTTAAAGATATTAATGCAAGCAACACCAGAAGAAATAAATGTAAAAGAATTAGAAGATAAAATAAATAAAATAAAAGAAGTTGAAAATATACACCATTTGCACATATGGAGATTGAGTGAACATGATATTCATGCTGAATTTCATATAAAGCTAAAAGATGATGTTAAATTAAGTGAAGCAGATATAATAAGAGAAAAAATATCAAAGTTAGCTCATGATAGTTTTGATATCGAGCATACAACCATTCAGATGGAGTACAAACAAAGAGAATCTGTTGGTTTAATAAAAAATAACGAATAA